A single region of the Acanthopagrus latus isolate v.2019 chromosome 11, fAcaLat1.1, whole genome shotgun sequence genome encodes:
- the LOC119029114 gene encoding interferon-induced protein with tetratricopeptide repeats 3-like — MMSATQSTLESKLEALQCHFTWDLDPSRSRLFRLRDQLEDIGTEEGYCWLGHTYNLQGYIHYLLGFTEEALRFFSRAAEAFRQMRNTVSEEGPWLVVNYGNLAWLHHHLGEQAESQAYLSKVDALMNKYPSPSQDELHPEIYAEKAWTLMKFSTDKKQLAADYFQRAIRMQPDMVEWHTSHVLALVSAFKHCNKKLEADIFEKMKIAKEHDPENLYLAALYLEACAKKGKKIQDEIRELARKVLRKPVSSYSGIKPVLRLYRIYITMDEAIDLAEEVLERHPDERYLKRCAAICYKKKILLHKSNPLESSMINRAISLYREVISLYPHSSLKRKIVLADMYGESNHQAEADQIYEQLLESDLDPEEAQMLYNCYAKYVHFIRKESYKSIEYHMRAAEIPLQSSYRENSIRTLQRIKDRNRNRMCGQIEELLANLQA; from the exons ATGATGAG TGCTACTCAATCAACACTGGAGTCCAAACTGGAGGCCCTGCAGTGCCACTTCACCTGGGATCTGGACCCCAGCAGGTCCAGACTCTTCCGTCTCAGGGACCAGCTGGAGGACATCGGCACCGAGGAGGGTTACTGTTGGCTGGGTCACACTTACAACCTGCAAGGTTACATCCACTACCTGCTGGGATTCACCGAAGAGGCCCTGCGTTTCTTCAGCAGGGCTGCAGAGGCCTTCCGCCAGATGAGAAACACCGTCTCAGAAGAGGGTCCCTGGTTAGTGGTGAACTACGGGAACCTGGCTTGGCTGCACCACCACCTGGGAGAACAAGCAGAGAGTCAGGCTTACCTGTCAAAGGTCGACGCCCTGATGAATAAATACCCATCTCCATCCCAGGACGAGCTCCATCCAGAGATCTACGCTGAGAAAGCCTGGACCCTGATGAAGTTCAGCACAGACAAGAAGCAGCTGGCTGCAGATTACTTCCAGAGAGCCATCAGGATGCAGCCGGACATGGTGGAGTGGCACACCAGCCATGTCTTAGCGTTAGTCAGTGCTTTtaaacactgcaacaaaaagCTGGAGGCAGATATctttgagaaaatgaaaatcgCCAAGGAACATGATCCAGAGAACTTGTACCTTGCTGCACTTTACCTTGAGGCATGTGcgaagaaagggaaaaaaatacaagatgaaATACGTGAGTTAGCCAGAAAGGTTTTAAGAAAGCCtgtcagcagctacagtggtATCAAACCAGTACTGAGGCTGTACAGAATCTACATAACTATGGATGAGGCCATTGATTTGGCAGAGGAGGTTCTGGAAAGACACCCTGACGAACGTTATCTGAAGAGGTGTGCTGCCATCTGCTACAAGAAGAAGATCTTGTTACACAAGTCCAATCCCCTGGAGAGCAGCATGATCAACAGAGCAATCAGTCTCTATAGGGAAGTGATTTCTCTGTACCCACATTCTtcacttaaaagaaaaatagttcTTGCAGACATGTATGGAGAGTCGAATCACCAAGCTGAAGCTGACCAGATATATGAGCAACTGCTAGAAAGTGATCTGGATCCCGAAGAGGCACAGATGCTTTACAACTGTTATGcaaaatatgtacatttcatTCGAAAGGAGAGCTACAAGTCCATAGAGTATCACATGAGGGCAGCGGAGATACCGTTACAGTCTTCATATCGTGAGAACAGCATCCGAACGCTGCAGAGgattaaagacagaaacagaaaccgAATGTGCGGACAAATCGAGGAGCTTCTAGCTAACCTGCAAGCTTAA